The sequence CAGCGTGTGTTGGTCAaactcctttctttcccttgtgAACATTCTTTAGGTAAATACACATCACAGAGCTCAGAGTGTCACCTTGCCTGCCTGAGAGCACAAATCCAGCTGATGCTGAATGTGTTGCTTCTCTTTTGTAAGACACAGTGTCTGTGTCACCACCGTGGGCTGTTAAACAGCTGCCACCTCTCATTCCCTGCCTAACGAGTTTTGGGAGCAGCTGATGTCATCTGGGCAAGCTGTGAAAAGCCAGAGAGGTTGGATTCTCCACTCCAGAGCTTCCCTGTACTCAGCTGCATCCATTAacccccttccttccttccctgagctgtgctTCCATGGGAGCATCCCTTGCCTTCCTCTCTCCACGCCAGGTGCTGTGGGGAACGCGATGCACTCGACGCCCGGAGCGATGATCCACGTCCAGGCCAGCCTCCCCCAGGGGATCCTGGGCCTCAATTCCATTTCCACACATGGAGCCAATGTAAGAGCAGGCCTTGGTGGCTCGTTATTGCCCCAGCTCCTTGGATAAGGTGGTGGAATTCCTTGACTCTTGTGTTTCTCTCGACAGATGAGCCCCTACGCCGTGGGTGGGCAGCTGTCCCCTGGTTTGCAAACACAGCAacagctcttccctcctcctcctcctcatcctcctcctcatcctcctcactCCCAGCAGGTGTTTGCCCTGGCCCAGAACCCCCAGCAGGTACTGGTATGTGCTTGTTGTCTGTCTTGAAGTACCTGCCAAGATCAAACCTAGATGTCTTTtaacagaaaaccaaaatatccCTAAACCCACACACCCGCTGGACATTTTGCATCTGTcacttcccttcttttccctgtgCACACAGTGTAACCCAGCAGCAATCTACAACACATCCTATGGGACACAGCCACACTATTCCCAGCCACGCCTGGCTCCCCACTCTGCCCAGGAACTGCACCCAAAGCATTATCCCAAGCCCATCTACTCCTACAGGTGAgtggggagcaggaggcacattgcctgcagcctgtcctgggatagctgtgacactgcaggggtGTCTGAGTCCTTTGGGAGGGAACAAAAATCCCCTCATCCATGCAGGAGTTGTGTGGAAGCTGCCTCTGAGGGGTAGCAGGAGTGAACAAGCAAAGTAATTCCTGGAGAGCAGTGAGAGAGTAACAGCCCAGAGGAGTAAAATTTGAGGATCAcggggaagtggtcacagcaccaggcctggcagagcccaaGAAGAAGAGTTTGGACAATCCTTTTGGGAATGTGGTGTGACtcctggggatggtgctgtgcagagccaggagctggactcagtgatctttgtGGGTGCCTTCTAAATCAGctcatcctgtgattctgtgacttctgAGCCCTTGGGAGCAGAAATCCCAGGATCCCAGCTGTCTGTGTCTGAAGAGGTGGGTCCAAGGTTGCTAGACCAGAAGGAGgtatggagtgacaggacaagaggagtgagttcccactgccagaggcagggttagatgggatattgggaaggaattccactgtggaagtgcccaaggccaggctggacatgacttggagcaacctgtgctagtggaaggtggcagggggtggaactggatgagctttaaggtcccttcccacccaagccattccatgattccaagCCATTCCTGGGTTTCCTGCCCACAGCTGTTTGATTGCCATGGCGCTGAAGAACAGCAAGACTGGGAGCCTGCCCGTGAGTGAGATCTACAGCTTCATGAAGGAGCACTTCCCCTACTTCAAGGTACCTGGGCATTCCCCAGCTTGGAAATGCCACATCCCAGCCCCCTTTGCCCCGTGGTGTGGTGTTGttgggtccccaggacgaggtgagagatgagaatttgactccaagttctcagaaggctgatatgatatgatatgatatattaAAAGTAATGATAGACTAAAACAATACTAaataaagagaaaggatacatgaGAAGGTTAGACAAGAATGACAATAAAATCccatgactgaccagagagtctgacacagccgGACTGAGATTGGTcgttaagtaaaaacaattcacatggaaccaatcaaagatgcacctgccacattccaaagcagcaaaacacagggagAAGCGATCAGATAATTAtcgtttacatttcttttctgaggcttctcagcttctcgggagaaaaaaaccccggcaaagggattttttcaggaaatatcaTAGTCACACCTGTGGCTGCTCCCATTAACCCCTTCCTGCCACTTGCAGACTGCCCCTGATGGGTGGAAGAATTCCGTGCGCCACAACCTGTCCCTGAACAAGTGCTTTGAGAAGGTGGAGAACAAACTGAGCGGGACCTCCCGCAAGGGCTGCCTGTGGGCCCTCAACCCCGCCAAGATCGACAAGATGGAGGAGGAGATGCAGAAGTGGAAGAGGAAGGATTTGGCTGCTATTCACAGGAGCATGGCTAACCCAGGTAGGGCCGACATTCCCCGTCCTGCACATCCGTGGCATTCCCTGCAcggctctgctgcctccagggTTACTGTTTGGgggaatattttaatattgaGTCATATTTAATGCACTTTTCAAAGAGAAGCACTTTAATGCTGTTTCTTGCCTGTTCTTCTGCAAAACTCTCCCTTTTCTAAgacattttcttatttataaaatagaatttaatattatttatactATAATATTATAAACATTATGTAGCTATATCTATTATCTGTAttatctaatatatatagatatatatctaatatatatctatccataaaatattatattatattatattatattatattatattatattatattatattatattatattatatattatacttATAAAATCTATATTATCTATGTCTATAtctatagatatatattatatatcatattcTCTATAATATATTTACTAtttaaatcttatttatttatcaatCCCCCCCTTATTTATGACATTTACTATTTataaagaaacagatttttgaaGCTTTCAGGAGGTCAGTATTGACAAAATCAACTGGAATTTTTTTGCTACAAAATCAGTAACCTGTAGTCAGTGATAAATTACATGTTAtttgtttaaaagcaaaaggcCACTGCAACAGTCAGGAGTTTTTTGTAGTTATTTGGGAGataagcagaatttttttgtaCTTACAGATAAGCAGAATTCTGAGCGTTTCTCTGACCACAGAGTTCTGCAGCTGGGGGTGAGCTGCCATCAGGGgtggctgggctgctctgcagtttcATGATCATTTCTTTAGCTCAGTCAGGGATAACCATGGGAGTGGTTATCCCTGACTGAGCTAAAGAAATGATCCTGAAAGCTAAAGAAATGATCCTTGGGGGTAGGAATTAGGTGACGTTTCTTTGCTGCCTGCACAgtcacagcctgtgctgggtcTTACACTGTGACAATCAGTTCACGCCATGAGCGCAGTTGTTCTTTGGGCAGTCCCTGCTTGAACAAACGTGTTAAAGCATCTCTTTTCCTCCTTGGAATGGGCAGAGGAGCTGGACAAGCTGATCACCGACAGACCCGAGAGCTGCAGGCGGCCCAACAAGCAGGCAGAGCCCGAGGGGCCCCCCGTGGGCCGGATCCCCgtgtcccagctccagccccagcccatcATGacgctgtccctgcagcccctcccgCTGCACCACCAGCTCCAGACCCAGGCTCGCCTCGCCCCCAACTCTCCAGCACCTGCACAAACCCCTCCTCTGCACACCCTGCCTGACATGAGCCACAGCCCCCTGCCCCACCACCCCATGGGACGCGCCCCGGACTTCCCCAACGTGGCGGTGGACATGAGCACGGAGGTGGACGCTCTGGATCCCAGCATCATGGATTTCGCACTGCAAGGTACAGGGCAAGGCgctgggggagcagagctggggtttgTGGATGTGTTAATGCTGAATATCCAGCCAGGATCATCAGTGGGATGTTCTGGAATGGGGTTGGGTGGTGGCATCTGCAGGGTGACTTCCCGGGTGGCCCTTAGTGGATTTCTGTCCCCGTGCCAGGTGGGACAGCAAAGCACTTTCCTGGCTCCAGTGGGGGGAAGCAGGGGTGTCCAACCAGCTGGATCTGGGACACCACATCTCTCTGCCCCCGGGAAGACAGAGCCCTGCTTGTCCTTTGGGGTTCTCCTTCTGTGCAAGTAGAACTTCTCTGGTTTGTGGCAATGCCTGACATGGTCCTGGGTAGAGCACAGGTAGAGAGATGCTGTCTGGAAAGGTCTGGAAGCAGAGGATTTGGGAGATAGACACACTTGCTTCCCAGAAAGGTCTGGAATCACAGGATTTGGGGGATCAGACTTGCTTCCCAGAAAGGTCTGGAATCACAGGATTTGGGGGATCAGACTTGCTTCCCAGAAAGGTCTGGAATCACAGGATTTGGGGGATCAGACACTTGCTGAAGAAAGGTCTGGAATCACAGGATTTGGGGGATCAGACTTGCTGCCCCTTGCACCACCGTGGTCCCACCCTCGAGCAGTGAATGAAGCCCTttagccccagccccaggggaccTGGGGATGTGCTGCTGTGAGCTTGATCCCATCTTTTCCAGGGAACATTTGGGAGGAGATGAAAGACGACAGCTTCAGCCTGGACACCCTGGGTGCCTTCAGCAACTCCCCCCTGCATCTCTCCGACTGCGAGCTGGGCACGCCCGGCCTCACGCCCGTGTCCAGCGGCAGCGACCGCTCCTTCTCCGACCTGCAGGTCACTGGCCTTTACACCACCTACACCACCCTGGACAATGTGGCAGCTGCTCAGTACATGAACCCCCAAGGCAACAagcccatccctctgctctgagcttGGCACCGTTCCACGGATCCCGAGGGAACGGTTCTTCCCCGTGGTTAAAATCCGACCGGGAAGCTCCAAGGGCTCGTCCAGCTTTGGGATATGCTGGCTGCTTCCAGCGTGTGAGGCCAAAATAAATCAAGCTGGGACTTGTAAAACCACTTTCCCCCATGGCAAGGGGATGGACATTTGTGTTGTGGGACTGGGGAGCTCTCCAGGAGGAcctggaaggcagcaggaacTTTCACCGGAATGTAACTGAGCTAAAAATCACCTGGTTAAGGGAATTAAATTTATTCCACACCGTGGTGGAGCTGCTGTGTCACCACTGTCACAGAAGCCACCACAAGCCAAGGGGCTGGCCAGCCCCAAGTGTGTTGATTGTGCCCCTGGTGTgtcattttttcttaatttgccAAATTGGACAAAGACCTCTCCCACTTCCTGGAGATGTTTGCACCACTAACACCTTTCTGATGTAACTGTTGTTAATTTATTGTTAGGAGGtaggaaaaaggagcaaaaccactaaaaaaggaaaactcacCTCCCTAGCAGACCACTGTTATATCTAGATTTGTAAAAGTCCTCATCCCTGAAGGAAGTGGTACTACTGAACTATTAAACTGATCACTGGCTAGAGGATTTTAGGAATTATGTcaatttttaggatttttttaaaaaaaatagatttatagTCTTGTGTATTGTGCTTCTGTCTATTCTTGTGCTAGGCAGTATTACTATttgtaaatttatttatatttattgttatgaaaagaaattatgtgaACTGAGCACTGTTCAATTTGTATAATGCTGCAGTAACCTTTCTTACAGCCACTAAATTATTCATCATCAGAACCACAACCATCTTATCAGTTTTTACACTACATTTCTTTAATAAGCACTTTTGATACTGTGAAActcatgctttttaaaaaattcagagaCCAAATATTGTCACTGTACCTTTCATAATAGTCTTTGCTAATTAACTAAAAAACCTGATTCTaatgttgcttttaaaaaaaacttcaaacCCTGCTTTGTACTTGTTAACATACACTGAAAATAATGTGATGAAACATCTGAAATATGTTGGAATTTAGCATTTAGTCTACTTATACCTCTGTGAGCAAAAAGTGATATTTATATCTGGGGTTTTGTCTGTTCCTGTGCATTCAGAGAATTTCCCGGCGCCGTATCCAGGTGCTCCCAGGCTTTTCTCTCCCACACCCATCCATGGATGAAAGCTGGAGGGTGCAGGATGCTGGATTGGCCCCACAGGGCACTTCCTTGCTTGAAAAATATGAAGATTGGAAACATCTATGCTTGTATCCTCCTAGTGCATCCCTCCATGGCAACCTCTTCCAAAGGGCACCGTGATGCTCCACGTCATAATTTATTGCCCAAGGACAAAATGTGATGAATGATCCTTTGCTGTGACTGGTGTCACCTACAAtgtctttgcttttttaaataaacatttcttaGCACTATGCCTGGGGCATTCTGGATGTGCTGTGTGGTGCCTGCTCTGGTGTCATGCTGGGTTTTCCCCATGCTTCATTCCCTTTACAGACCCTATGGCCAAGTTGAAGGTGGATCCTTGGCTCAAGTCCTCCAGGAGAATAAGAGTTTACAGGTGTTTACTGTAAGAGTTTACAGATATTTACTGTAAGAGTTTACAGGTGTTTACCGTAAGAGTTCTTCCTCTGTGGTGACACCCTGTTCCTGAAACCCTCTGAAATGCCTGGAAAAGCTCTGgagtggggacaggggctggcaggagggatgctcagagctgccccacCCCAAACAGGTCCTGTGCCACAGAAAAGGGGCTGCCCAGTGCCAGAGAGACCAGGCCCTGCTCAGGACAATGACAGAAGGCACAGAGATCAGGGAGTTCTTTGGGAGCTGAGCTCAGTTTATTGCCTGTCAGCAGTGACACCTTCCAGCcaggaagggacccacaagaccattcccatccccatcccaggacAGGGAGACCTCCTACAGACTCTGTGGGATCCCCCAACCCCAGGAGGTGTCCAACACCTTCACCCCAGGGCAATACCAGCACTGCACTTGAGCCAGGTGTGCCACCTTCCATTGCCATCCCACCTCCTCCTTTTGAGCCCAAGGTAAATCTGTGCTGGGGAAATGACACACCCAGAGGCACTGGAAAACTTCAAATTTCCCCTCCATGACCAAGATGATCAAAGGCTACCTGAGCAGCAGGGTACAGGTCCCAGCAGGTGACAGCtccccctggctctgctgcttccaAGGAGGAACCAGGTCACTGGGGCAGGAGCACCTGGAGCCATCCTCCCTCCTCTCCgtgctctgcaggagccagaAAGGACACGAGATGGGCGAGAGGCACAGCCAGGTCAGCCAAAGCCTGGTGGATCCTTGGACATTCCcatgggagcagctcccagattAGCTCACTGAGGTCTTTCCTGGACCATCAGCTACTCATGGCCACATCTACTCTTTGCCCCCTAGTGAGGGGAAGGATGACAGAAATTGCTCCTCACAGTTTATAAAGCATCACTTGGAGGCTGCTTCTCATTTCCTGGTCTTGGTGCCTGGTCAGCTTGAACCCAGCCAGCTGGACACTGGCCCTGGCCAGGGGTCTGTGCCTCCAGCTCTGTCCAGTCTCATGAGACGTGTCTGACCTGGTGCTTGTTTGAAAGACCAAGGGCTGGCAactaaaacaggaaaatattttggattcTTTTTAAAACCAAGTTCTGCACCAGGTCCAGATTCCAGGCTTGGCTCAGGACAAGGTCATCTTCTGCCATTCTGCCCCTCTGGCAGcactcccagtgccagaggggaCTCTGCATGGATGGCAAGACCATCTCCATGgcttaaaatactttaaaaagcaCTGGTGTCCTTTATTTAGGCACATGAGCAAGAGTCCAAGGCTTCAGTTCAAGGGCTGAGGAGCCAGGTGGGCAGGTGAGGTCTGGCTGTGTCCTGGTGCTTCTCCTACCCTGTGGTGATTGTCCAGCTCAGGAGGGATCATCAGTATCCACCCTGGACAGGAGATGGGCAACCTGGGCCTTCTGTGGGCCGGTGATGTGCTGAGCCATCTGCACGATGCAGTCCATGGTCAGCTCGGGGTTGGCCTGGAGCAAGCTgcaaggcacagggcagagagAGGTTTTCTGAGAGGCTGCAGTGAGAACTGCCTGGTCTCCACCacctgctgctcccatcccagggACCCCCTTctcatcccagctcccacaggcTCTCACCTCCGGATGTGTTTGAGGATGTAGTCCCGCTTCAGGTACTTGATGTTCTCCCTGATGGCTGACTGGGTGCCATCCTCCTCCTGCATGTGCTTCTCCAGCCACTCCACCACCACCTGGTTGTTGTCCCAGAGGTAGCCCTGGAGAAAGCAGCCCTGTGGGCAGGGggttctgctgcctgcacagcccaagcccttcccctcctcctggaaccccaaatccaggccatgggatttttcttccctgacCTGCACCTATTGGCAAACCACTTAAATAGCAAAAAGCTAAAACATTGTTCCTTTGCAAGTCCTGCTTCCTGAGGCAGGCACAGCAACCTGAGTGTCATTTGAGAACAGCTCAAATGCTAAAAAACCCATTTTTGCCCTGGGAAGCCCTGTCAtggtaaaaaatatttatctgggGACCATTTTGCCATCGCTGAGCACCAGCACCCAACTGGAGTCACCTGATTTGAAGAGCCAGCCCCAGCCTAGGGCTGCTTCACCACCCATCCTCACATATTCCCATCACACATTGAAACACTCAAACCTCTGAATGGTGGCAGAGCGAGGTGAGATCCCTCGGGATGCCCTGGCTGTGGAGGTGCCTCAGGAAGCCGGGGCTGGGGGTACCTTCTCAGCTCCCTCCGTCTCCATGAACCAGCGCCGCAGCATGGACTGGATGTGGATGTGGCTGAGCTCGCTGTTGGCCTTCAGCACCTCCCCCTTCaccatctcctccagcagcagccgccgcAGCCTCCAGTAGAGGAAGGAGCGGGCGCTCTTCCACTCCAGGATGTCCTGCGGAAAGCGGAGCACAGCCCGGGTTTGCCGGCGGCTGCTGGCTCCCGGCTCCGGCGGGATggagggcagagggcagggatgtcACAGCGAAGGGACTTTCCCCCCACCTTTGCCTGTCACCTCAGAGCCCCTCCCCGGCGCCCGGCTCACCGTGATGACCCCTTTCTCCTGCATGCGGCCCGGGGTGTCGTGCAGGTCTGCGAAGCGCACGGCCACCTGGTGGTAcacgggcagcagcagctcctcccgcgccttcagctgcttctccagctgcttgcGCTGCGCCTCCGACAGCTCGGGGGAGCCTGCGGGACACAGCGGGCTGAGCAGCCCCCCGGTGATGCCACCAGGGCGTCGCCTCTGTGCTCCCACATCGGCCACCACGCCCAGTGCCACGGCTCTTTCCTTGGCACACCGACACCACAGCCATACAAGCCATGGCCACAAGGAAGTCACACCACACTCAGTGCCTGCTACATGAGAGGGGAGAGGGCATTTGCCAGGGGGACCACGTTGTAGCAGGCTGGAGGGACACGGGGGAAAAGAACTCTCAATGCAGCAGGAACCAGTTCAATGCAGCCACGGCCATCCTTCATCTCAAAGCATGGGAGAAGACCCCAGCCCCATTTAACCCACTGACAAAGCCCCCAGGAGATACCAGGTGTTCTAAAGTACCACCACATCCTCTCCGCTCCATccacagaaaagacaaaaagagtTTTCCCAGGACACTGGTGGTTGCCACCAAAGCGCTTGAGCCCCATGTTTAACTTACCACCACCAATGTCcacaaccccaaaccccctttcCTTACCCATCTGTTCAACAAGCTTGGCATAAACTGTATCAATCCTTCTCATGGTCTTCACCAAATCCTTCTTTCTGAACTTGATCTCCACTGTTCCTCCAGGCTCCAAAATGCCTCCCCTGGAAGGGAAGTTTGGTAAAGCAAGGACTGGTGTGCATAGGAGAATAAATCCTAGGACAAGGTGTCCAGGCAGCTGACACACACGGGTATTTTGGATGACACACAGAGGTGTCCAGGATGCTGACCTGCTCTCCTTGTCAGCGTAGAGCTCCACGTGCAGGGGGTTGATGGTGGAGTCGATGACCACCCAGGAGCCGCCGCGCAGCTCGGCGTGAGGGGGGATGTACACCAGCACCGGCTGCTTGAAGTCCCGCAGGCTGTCCACGATGAAGGCGCCGAACTTCAGCATCTGATCGTACATGTCTGAAAGCCAAAGGGACTCAGGGGATGGGTGTCCCATTGCCACTGtcccagcctcctcccagcTGCCCAAAGCCACCTTGTCTATTGGAGACACAAAGCAGCCTGCAAAACAGCCAGCAGGAAGCCACCAACCCCTGGGACCTCTGCCCTGTGATCCCCCATATGACCTCCCCAGCCCAACCCAACCCCACATCCCAGAGTGGTGCATACCCTGGTAGGCTGGGCCATCTCAGGACCCTGTGGGGTGGCAGGGGTGACAGAGTTTTGTCACACACCACGGGAATGTGGGCATCccaagcacaggtacctttcaTGCCGCTGGAGAAGCCTCTCCAGTTGGCAAAGATCATCAGCGGGAGGTGCTCCCGGTTGAAGTCCCGAATGGCCTGGGCTGTTTTAAAAGCAGAGTCTGGGAACCAGACCTGTCCAGCCTGCTGGATTATCTGGAAAAgacagagagcagctgagaCTGTGCCAGTTCTTCCTGGCATGCCGCATGAAACAGCTGCAAGAAAACAAACTGCCCCAGCACCCTTGATTTCATCTGAATCAAGGCAAATTATGCCCAAGGATCATGCTGAGCTATtactcctcccttccctccagctcctctcagatgCCACCTGGCCCCAGCTGTACCCCACTCACCTTTGCCTCTGAGTCCAGGTTGGCAGGGTCAGCAGGTATTGTCACCTCCACGGTGCGGGTCTCAACAGCGATGACACCCACGGGGAGACCTCCCagcctgtggcagggcagggtgggctcAGCAAGGCCAGTTCccctccaccccagccccaccagagagctgctccctctccaCCATCCCAAAAGCAGTGCCACAGACAGGGATTGAAGGTGAGGGGCCACacatgcaggatcccagctCCAtaccctgctcctggcagtaCCTTGCTCTGCCAACCACCACGGTCTGAGCCCACGGCTTCATGATCTCCATGAAGCTGCCCTGGTCGAAGAAGCCGCTCTGCCAGGTCCCTTtgaga comes from Molothrus aeneus isolate 106 chromosome 18, BPBGC_Maene_1.0, whole genome shotgun sequence and encodes:
- the FOXN4 gene encoding forkhead box protein N4 gives rise to the protein MIESDIPSIMSGIIRNSGQNHHPSQEYRLLASDPSQLSEDELPGDLQSLSWLTSVDVPRLQQMASGRMDFSLGAQSALLQQTGAVGNAMHSTPGAMIHVQASLPQGILGLNSISTHGANMSPYAVGGQLSPGLQTQQQLFPPPPPHPPPHPPHSQQVFALAQNPQQCNPAAIYNTSYGTQPHYSQPRLAPHSAQELHPKHYPKPIYSYSCLIAMALKNSKTGSLPVSEIYSFMKEHFPYFKTAPDGWKNSVRHNLSLNKCFEKVENKLSGTSRKGCLWALNPAKIDKMEEEMQKWKRKDLAAIHRSMANPEELDKLITDRPESCRRPNKQAEPEGPPVGRIPVSQLQPQPIMTLSLQPLPLHHQLQTQARLAPNSPAPAQTPPLHTLPDMSHSPLPHHPMGRAPDFPNVAVDMSTEVDALDPSIMDFALQGNIWEEMKDDSFSLDTLGAFSNSPLHLSDCELGTPGLTPVSSGSDRSFSDLQVTGLYTTYTTLDNVAAAQYMNPQGNKPIPLL